The following is a genomic window from Desulfobulbaceae bacterium.
ATTGATCTTTGAGATTTTAAAGGCAATTGCAGCGCATGAGGAAAAATCGGAAAGTAATCGAGGAAATGGTGTGCTGGAGATATTGCCGGATGGTTTTGGCTTTCTTCGAGCCCCAGATTACAACTATCTCCCTGGTCCTGATGATATCTATGTTTCTCCCTCT
Proteins encoded in this region:
- the rho gene encoding transcription termination factor Rho (An RNA-DNA helicase that actively releases nascent mRNAs from paused transcription complexes); translated protein: MDLAELKLKKIEELTKLAKNYKIEGYSSLRKQELIFEILKAIAAHEEKSESNRGNGVLEILPDGFGFLRAPDYNYLPGPDDIYVSPS